In a genomic window of Vulpes vulpes isolate BD-2025 chromosome 6, VulVul3, whole genome shotgun sequence:
- the CRIP2 gene encoding cysteine-rich protein 2 isoform X1, which produces MPSHCGPGSGGTPGVSVGPARCSAPLLPSIPLAGSLSALALPLLRPSVSIGPERPCHTREPLLVPWDCSWGGCLSQGRPLRAVPHGSPGRAGPWAPCTHSLQQPPDAPPPHPHPPPCRARARARVRPGGGRSGWSVRLEGTARFWAVVLGNGRGRGAEKVSSLGKDWHKFCLKCERCNKTLTPGGHAEHDGKPFCHKPCYATLFGPKGVNIGGAGSYIYNKPSAEGPQVTGPIEVPVVRAEERKATGPPKGPSKASSVTTFTGEPNMCPRCNKRVYFAEKVTSLGKDWHRPCLRCERCGKTLTPGGHAEHDGQPYCHKPCYGILFGPKGVNTGAVGSYIYDRDPEGKAQP; this is translated from the exons ATGCCGAGCCACTGTGGCCCCGGGAGTGGGGGGACCCCGGGGGTCTCTGTGGGCCCTGCCCGCTGCTCTGCACCCCTGCTGCCCTCCATCCCGCTCGCTGGGAGCCTgtctgccctggccctgcccttgcTGCGGCCCTCGGTGTCCATTGGTCCAGAACGGCCCTGTCACACCAGGGAGCCTCTGCTCGTGCCCTGGGACTGCAGCTGGGGCGGGTGCCTGTCCCAGGGGCGTCCCCTCCGAGCTGTGCCCCATGGCTCCccgggcagggctgggccctgggccccttGCACACATTCCCTACAGCAGCCCCCTGACgccccgcctccccacccccatcccccgccttGCCGGGCACGGGCCAGAGCCAGGGTGCGGCCGGGAGGGGGCCGGTCAGGCTGGTCGGTCAGGCTGGAGGGGACCGCAAGGTTCTGGGCTGTTGTCCTCGGGAATGGCCGTGGCCGAGGGG cggAGAAGGTGAGCTCCCTGGGCAAGGACTGGCACAAGTTCTGTCTCAAGTGTGAGCGCTGCAACAAGACGCTGACTCCGGGGGGCCATGCGGAG CACGACGGGAAGCCGTTCTGCCACAAGCCCTGCTACGCCACGCTGTTTGGACCCAAAG GTGTGAACATCGGGGGTGCCGGCTCCTACATCTACAACAAGCCCTCTGCCGAGGGGCCACAGGTCACCGGCCCCATCGAGGTGCCTGTGGTCCGGGCTGAGGAGCGCAAGGCGACTGGTCCGCCCAAGGGGCCCAGCAAAG CCTCCAGCGTCACCACGTTCACGGGGGAGCCCAACATGTGTCCTCGCTGTAACAAGAGGGTCTACTTTG CCGAGAAGGTGACGTCCCTGGGCAAGGACTGGCACCGCCCGTGCCTGCGCTGTGAGCGCTGTGGGAAGACGCTTACTCCAGGCGGGCACGCGGAG CACGACGGCCAGCCCTACTGCCACAAGCCCTGCTACGGGATACTGTTTGGACCCAAGG GAGTGAACACGGGAGCCGTGGGCAGCTACATCTACGACAGAGACCCCGAGGGCAAAGCTCAGCCCTAG
- the CRIP2 gene encoding cysteine-rich protein 2 isoform X2: protein MGRGRRAAGGAARRRGDGRGRRAAGAGGAGTMASKCPKCDKTVYFAEKVSSLGKDWHKFCLKCERCNKTLTPGGHAEHDGKPFCHKPCYATLFGPKGVNIGGAGSYIYNKPSAEGPQVTGPIEVPVVRAEERKATGPPKGPSKASSVTTFTGEPNMCPRCNKRVYFAEKVTSLGKDWHRPCLRCERCGKTLTPGGHAEHDGQPYCHKPCYGILFGPKGVNTGAVGSYIYDRDPEGKAQP, encoded by the exons atggggcgcgggcggcgggcggcgggcggggcggcgcggcggcgcggagacgggcgcgggcggcgggcggcgggcgcgggcggcgcagGGACCATGGCCTCCAAGTGCCCCAAGTGCGACAAGACCGTGTACTTCG cggAGAAGGTGAGCTCCCTGGGCAAGGACTGGCACAAGTTCTGTCTCAAGTGTGAGCGCTGCAACAAGACGCTGACTCCGGGGGGCCATGCGGAG CACGACGGGAAGCCGTTCTGCCACAAGCCCTGCTACGCCACGCTGTTTGGACCCAAAG GTGTGAACATCGGGGGTGCCGGCTCCTACATCTACAACAAGCCCTCTGCCGAGGGGCCACAGGTCACCGGCCCCATCGAGGTGCCTGTGGTCCGGGCTGAGGAGCGCAAGGCGACTGGTCCGCCCAAGGGGCCCAGCAAAG CCTCCAGCGTCACCACGTTCACGGGGGAGCCCAACATGTGTCCTCGCTGTAACAAGAGGGTCTACTTTG CCGAGAAGGTGACGTCCCTGGGCAAGGACTGGCACCGCCCGTGCCTGCGCTGTGAGCGCTGTGGGAAGACGCTTACTCCAGGCGGGCACGCGGAG CACGACGGCCAGCCCTACTGCCACAAGCCCTGCTACGGGATACTGTTTGGACCCAAGG GAGTGAACACGGGAGCCGTGGGCAGCTACATCTACGACAGAGACCCCGAGGGCAAAGCTCAGCCCTAG